A window of Hemibagrus wyckioides isolate EC202008001 linkage group LG03, SWU_Hwy_1.0, whole genome shotgun sequence contains these coding sequences:
- the LOC131349570 gene encoding uncharacterized protein LOC131349570 has protein sequence MPHSSDNNEFETTQQMALIEPAHCLATVNTIPEPKDHKPHNLKPPDLTSPSQTPPDLKPPDLKSPDLKSPDLKSHNLKPPDPKPRDLKPPDLKSPNLKSPDLNPPDLKPPDLKSPDLNPLISSPLISNPLISNPPISTPLISSPLISTPPIPPDLKPPDLKSPDLNPPDLKPPDLKSPDLKPPDLISPNL, from the exons ATGCCGCATTCCTCTGACAACAACG AATTTgaaaca ACCCAACAAATGGCTCTGATCGAGCCGGCTCATTGCTTAGCAACCGTCAACACG ATCCCTGAGCCTAAAGATCACAAACCCCATAATCTCAAGCCCCCTGATCTCACCAGCCCATCTCAAACCCCCCCTGATCTCAAGCCCCCTGATCTCAAATCCCCCGATCTCAAGTCCCCTGATCTCAAATCCCACAATCTCAAGCCCCCTGATCCCAAGCCCCGTGATCTCAAACCCCCCGATCTCAAATCCCCCAATCTCAAATCCCCCGATCTCAACCCCCCTGATCTCAAGCCCCCTGATCTCAAATCCCCAGATCTCAACCCCCTGATCTCAAGCCCCCTGATCTCAAACCCCCTGATCTCAAATCCCCCGATCTCAACCCCCCTGATCTCAAGCCCCCTGATCTCAACTCCCCCGATC CCCCCTGATCTCAAACCCCCTGATCTCAAATCCCCCGATCTCAACCCCCCTGATCTCAAGCCCCCTGATCTCAAATCCCCCGATCTCAAGCCCCCTGATCTCATATCCCCCAATCTCTAA